In the Parus major isolate Abel chromosome 4A, Parus_major1.1, whole genome shotgun sequence genome, one interval contains:
- the LOC107203831 gene encoding H(+)/Cl(-) exchange transporter 5 isoform X5 encodes MNSTSTMMDFLEEPLPGVGTYEDFNTIDWVREKSRDRDRHREITNRSKESTWALLHSVSDAFSGWLLMLLIGLLAGSLAGLIDISAHWMTDLKEGVCLAGFWFNHEHCCWKSNTTFTDRDKCPEWKSWSQLILGHGEGAFAYILNYFMYVIWALMFSLLAVLLVKGFAPYACGSGIPEIKTILSGFIIRGYLGKWTLLIKTITLVLAVSSGLSLGKEGPLVHVACCCGNILCHLFTKYRKNEAKRREVLSAAAAAGVSVAFGAPIGGVLFSLEEVSYYFPLKTLWRSFFAALVAAFTLRSINPFGNSRLVLFYVEFHMPWHLLELVPFILLGIFGGLWGAFFIRSNIAWCRRRKTTRLGRYPVLEVLVVTAITAVLAFPNEYTRMSTSELISELFNDCGILDSSKLCEYVNDFNSTKGDDLPDRAAGPGVYTAMWQLALALIMKVFITIFTFGMKVPSGLFIPSMAVGAIVGRLLGVAVEQLAFYHHDWAIFSGWCSQGADCITPGLYAMVGAAACLGGVTRMTVSLVVIMFELTGGLEYIVPLMAAAMTSKWVADAIGREGIYDAHIRLNGYPFLEAKEEFSHKTRAMDVMRPRKNDTALTVITQDTMTVEDVENIVSSTTYSGYPVVVSRVSQRLVGFVLRRDLIISIDNARKKQDGIVSTSIICFTDYCPPLPPSSPSVLKLRSILDLSPFTVTDETPMEIVVDIFRKLGLRQCLVTHNGKLLGIITKKDVLKHIAQMANQDPESILFN; translated from the exons ATGAACAGCACGAGCACCATGATGGATTTCCTGGAGGAGCCTCTCCCTGGCGTGGGCACCTACGAAGATTTCAACACCATAGACTGGGTTCGAGAGAAGTCCAGGGATCGAGACAGGCACAGGGAG ATCACCAACAGAAGCAAAGAGtccacctgggcactgctgcacAGCGTCAGCGACGCCTTCTCTGGCTGGCTCTTGATGCTCCTCATTGGTTTGTTGGCAG GTTCCTTGGCAGGTCTGATCGACATCTCTGCCCACTGGATGACGGATCTGAAGGAAGGAGTGTGCTTGGCAGGGTTCTGGTTCAACCACgagcactgctgctggaaatccAACACCACCTTCACCGACAGGGACAAGTGTCCCGAGTGGAAGAGCTGGTCCCAGCTGATCCTGGGCCATGGAGAG GGGGCCTTTGCATATATCCTCAACTACTTCATGTACGTTATCTGGGCCTTGATGTTCTCCCTCCTTGCTGTGCTCCTGGTGAAGGGCTTTGCTCCCTATGCCTGTGGCTCAGGGATCCCAGAG ATCAAAACTATCTTAAGTGGTTTCATCATTAGAGGCTACCTGGGCAAGTGGACGCTGCTCATCAAAACCATCACGCTGGTGCTGGCCGTGTCCTCGGGGCTGAGCCTGGGCAAGGAGGGGCCCCTGGTGCACGTggcctgctgctgtgggaacaTCCTGTGCCACCTCTTCACCAAGTACCGCAAGAATGAGGCCAAGCGCAGGGAG GTGCTGTCAGCAGCCGCTGCCGCCGGCGTCTCTGTGGCTTTTGGAGCTCCCATTGGAGGAGTgctcttcagcctggaggag GTCAGTTACTACTTCCCTCTGAAGACGCTCTGGCGCTCCTTCTTCGCCGCGCTGGTCGCCGCCTTCACCCTGCGCTCCATCAACCCCTTCGGCAACAGCCGCCTGGTGCTGTTCTACGTGGAGTTCCACATGCCGTGGcacctgctggagctggtgcccTTCATCCTGCTGGGGATATtcggggggctctggggagccTTCTTCATCCGCAGCAACATCGCCTGGTGCAGGCGGCGCAAGACGACGCGGCTGGGCAGGTACCcggtgctggaggtgctggtggtgACGGCCATCACGGCCGTGCTGGCCTTCCCCAACGAGTACACCAGGATGAGCACCAGCGAGCTCATCTCGGAGCTCTTCAACGACTGCGGCATCTTGGACTCGTCCAAGCTCTGCGAGTACGTCAATGACTTCAACAGCACCAAGGGCGACGATCTGCCCGACCGCGCCGCCGGCCCCGGCGTCTACACCGCCATGTGGCAGCTGGCCCTGGCCCTCATCATGAAGGTCTTCATCACCATCTTCACCTTTGGCATGAAG GTGCCCTCGGGGCTCTTCATCCCCAGCATGGCCGTGGGGGCCATCGTGGGCCGGCTGCTGGGGGTGGCCGTGGAGCAGTTGGCCTTTTACCACCATGACTGGGCCATCTTCAGCGGCTGGTGCAGCCAGGGGGCCGACTGCATCACCCCTGGCCTCTACGCCATGGTGGGCGCCGCCGCCTGTCTGG GGGGGGTGACCCGCATGACGGTGTCGCTGGTGGTCATCATGTTCGAGCTGACCGGCGGGCTGGAGTACATCGTGCCGCTGATGGCCGCGGCCATGACCAGCAAGTGGGTGGCCGACGCCATCGGCCGCGAGGGCATCTACGACGCGCACATCCGGCTGAACGGGTACCCCTTCCTGGAGGCCAAGGAGGAGTTCTCGCACAAGACGCGCGCCATGGACGTGATGCGGCCGCGCAAGAACGACACGGCCCTGACGGTCATCACGCAGGACACCATGACCGTGGAGGACGTGGAGAACATCGTCAGCAGCACCACCTACAGCGGGTACCCCGTGGTGGTGTCCCGCGTGTCGCAGCGCCTCGTGGGCTTCGTCCTCAGGAGAGACCTCATCATTTCCATCG ACAACGCCCGGAAGAAGCAGGACGGGATCGTGAGCACCTCAATTATTTGTTTCACCGACTACTGTCCCCCCCTGCCCCCGAGCTCCCCGTCTGTGCTGAAGCTCAGGAGCATCCTGGACCTCAGTCCCTTCACGGTGACGGACGAGACGCCCATGGAGATCGTGGTGGACATTTTCCGCAAGCTGGGGCTGCGCCAGTGCCTGGTGACTCACAACGG gaaGCTGCTGGGGATCATTACCAAAAAGGATGTGCTAAAGCACATTGCACAGATGGCCAACCAGGACCCCGAGTCCATCCTCTTCAACTAG